From the genome of Polyangiaceae bacterium, one region includes:
- a CDS encoding serine/threonine-protein kinase: MPDSDLPWVPSPGDVLAGKYQVEALVGAGGMGAVVTAVQRELGRRVAIKLMPPHAARSPLAVERFLREARAASAINSDHVVRVFDVGRRDDGTPFMVMEYLAGATLDRVVATRGPMPVAEAVDYVLQACTALAECHGLGIVHRDLKPENIMLVQRPGQSGFVKILDFGISKTEWMSQESSFNPGLTGTTDVFGTPTHMSPEQVRSSKAVDNRADIWALGVVMYEILTGAPPFMADTLPALSAMIVSDDPIHPCLRRPDLPSELAAVVLMCLAKSPGSRPQSVAQLAELLRPFCSAGSIAHVDRIRSISAADPFEASRPWPRAMLASRPTDSAWGTTRRRATSSGRTVAIGVGAGVVLFGVLLVGLSMMRGRGDPVLAASADRPARTAEVPTSRPAAPIPPAPIAVPTAQRETQTPDAAAPASSSTPPPKRPKLRTTRDKALDERF, translated from the coding sequence ATGCCCGATAGCGACCTGCCCTGGGTGCCAAGCCCCGGCGATGTGCTGGCGGGCAAGTACCAGGTCGAAGCGCTGGTGGGAGCAGGAGGCATGGGCGCGGTGGTCACAGCCGTGCAACGCGAGCTGGGACGGCGCGTCGCGATCAAACTGATGCCCCCCCACGCCGCGCGCTCGCCGCTGGCCGTCGAACGATTCCTGCGCGAGGCGCGGGCGGCCTCGGCGATCAACAGCGACCACGTGGTGCGCGTGTTCGATGTGGGTCGCCGAGACGACGGCACTCCGTTCATGGTCATGGAGTACCTGGCCGGTGCCACGTTGGATCGTGTGGTGGCAACACGAGGCCCGATGCCGGTCGCCGAAGCCGTCGACTACGTGCTGCAAGCCTGCACTGCCTTGGCGGAATGCCACGGCTTGGGCATCGTGCACCGTGACCTCAAACCCGAGAACATCATGCTCGTGCAGCGACCCGGGCAGTCCGGGTTCGTGAAGATCCTGGACTTTGGCATCTCCAAGACGGAATGGATGAGTCAGGAAAGCAGCTTCAACCCCGGTCTCACCGGAACCACGGACGTGTTCGGGACCCCCACTCACATGTCGCCGGAGCAGGTGCGCAGCAGCAAGGCGGTCGACAACCGAGCGGACATCTGGGCGCTCGGCGTGGTGATGTACGAGATTCTGACAGGCGCGCCTCCCTTCATGGCGGACACACTGCCCGCACTGTCGGCAATGATCGTGAGCGACGACCCGATTCATCCGTGCCTGCGCCGGCCTGACCTTCCCAGTGAGCTAGCGGCAGTCGTGCTCATGTGCCTGGCGAAGTCGCCCGGGTCACGACCTCAAAGCGTGGCGCAACTGGCAGAACTACTCCGTCCTTTCTGCAGTGCCGGGAGCATTGCTCATGTCGACCGCATTCGCAGCATCAGCGCCGCCGACCCCTTCGAGGCCAGCCGCCCTTGGCCCCGCGCCATGCTGGCGTCGCGTCCCACGGACTCCGCGTGGGGAACCACGCGCCGGCGAGCAACGAGTAGCGGGCGCACCGTCGCCATTGGCGTAGGCGCGGGTGTCGTGTTGTTCGGAGTGCTGCTGGTCGGCCTGTCGATGATGCGCGGCCGTGGAGACCCTGTCTTGGCTGCAAGCGCGGACAGGCCCGCACGGACGGCCGAGGTGCCGACATCGCGCCCGGCAGCACCGATCCCGCCCGCCCCCATCGCCGTGCCAACCGCGCAGCGCGAGACGCAGACCCCAGACGCAGCAGCGCCCGCTTCCAGCTCCACTCCGCCGCCAAAGCGGCCCAAGCTCAGAACCACGCGTGACAAGGCCTTGGATGAAAGGTTTTGA
- a CDS encoding glycogen/starch/alpha-glucan phosphorylase, with translation MNTSVKSESEFLALTTSALERDFQDHVRHTLGKDPRVATQLDHFVAAARTVRDRLADRWTRTVDRVISEQPKRVYYLSMEFLLGRLLEDALVNLGAWDEMKEALLRVGVDPADVFNQEHDAGLGNGGLGRLAACFLDSMATLGIPGMGYGIRYQFGIFRQDIVRGQQVERPDNWLRYGNPWEFERPERRYAVHFGGRVIQYTSPNGRMVAEWVDTDQVLAVAYDTPIPGYQNDVVNTLRLWSAKATQAFELEYFNRGDYIRAVEQKAQTESISRVLYPNDSQLAGKELRLKQEYFLVSATLQDALSRHLSRHADATSLPKSAIFQLNDTHPALAVAELMRLLVDRHQLDWDLAWTITSRCMAYTNHTILPEALERWPVWMLERLLPRHLQIIYEINDRFLREVRARFPGDQGRVQRMSLIQEGPERQVRMAHLAIVGAHRVNGVSGLHSRLLREQLFRDFHEFYPAKFTNQTNGVTPRRWLMKCNPGLSALITDRIGPAWKSQLSALEGLEAHADDPEFQAAWRAVKEENKLRFARFMRRQHGVELDPAHLVDSQVKRIHEYKRQLLNVIHVVARYLSLREDPSQDVVPRTFVFAGKAAPGYAVAKELVRLINAVAAKVNADARVRGKLAVLFVPNYGVTQAELIIPASDVSEQISTAGMEASGTGNMKFALNGALTIGTLDGANIEMRQCVGQENIFIFGLTTEEILAASRDGYDPRPIIQADAELRTALDAIESGMFNPDEPARFKSLVDALVAGGDRYFVVADYRSYALTQRTLEQVYRQPAEWTRRSILNVARMGWFSSDRTIAGYAREIWDAGVAAP, from the coding sequence ATGAATACCTCGGTCAAGTCCGAGAGCGAATTCCTGGCGCTGACGACCTCGGCGCTGGAGCGAGACTTCCAGGACCATGTTCGCCACACGCTGGGCAAGGACCCGCGGGTCGCAACTCAACTCGATCACTTCGTCGCCGCGGCCCGTACCGTCCGCGACCGGCTGGCCGATCGCTGGACACGCACGGTCGACCGAGTGATCAGCGAGCAACCCAAGCGGGTGTACTACCTGTCGATGGAGTTTCTGCTGGGGCGGCTCCTAGAGGACGCCCTGGTCAACCTCGGCGCTTGGGACGAGATGAAGGAGGCGCTCCTTCGGGTCGGCGTGGACCCCGCCGACGTATTCAACCAGGAACACGACGCCGGGCTGGGCAATGGCGGCCTCGGTAGGCTGGCGGCGTGCTTTCTGGATTCGATGGCGACCCTGGGTATTCCGGGTATGGGCTACGGCATTCGCTATCAGTTCGGGATCTTCCGACAAGACATCGTGCGCGGACAGCAGGTGGAGCGTCCTGACAACTGGCTCCGCTACGGCAACCCCTGGGAGTTCGAGCGGCCAGAGCGGCGCTATGCCGTTCACTTCGGTGGGCGCGTCATTCAGTACACGTCGCCCAACGGTCGCATGGTCGCCGAGTGGGTGGACACGGATCAGGTTCTGGCCGTGGCCTACGACACTCCGATCCCCGGCTACCAGAACGACGTGGTCAACACCTTGCGACTGTGGTCCGCGAAAGCGACCCAGGCGTTCGAACTCGAGTACTTCAACCGTGGAGACTACATCCGAGCGGTAGAGCAAAAGGCGCAGACCGAGAGTATCTCGCGCGTTCTCTACCCAAACGATTCGCAGCTGGCCGGCAAAGAGCTGCGCCTGAAGCAGGAGTACTTCCTGGTATCCGCCACACTGCAAGACGCGCTTTCCCGCCATCTTTCCCGTCACGCCGACGCTACCAGTCTGCCAAAGAGCGCCATCTTTCAACTGAACGATACCCACCCGGCGTTGGCTGTCGCCGAGTTGATGCGCCTGTTGGTCGATCGCCATCAGCTCGATTGGGATCTGGCTTGGACGATCACTTCACGTTGCATGGCCTACACCAACCATACGATCTTGCCCGAGGCCCTGGAGCGTTGGCCCGTGTGGATGCTGGAGCGGCTGCTGCCTCGGCATTTGCAGATCATCTACGAGATCAACGACCGGTTTCTGCGTGAAGTCCGGGCCCGCTTTCCGGGGGATCAGGGGCGCGTCCAGCGCATGAGCTTGATTCAAGAAGGCCCGGAACGGCAGGTGCGCATGGCACACCTGGCCATCGTCGGCGCGCACCGCGTGAACGGCGTTTCCGGGCTGCACTCGCGGCTGTTGCGGGAGCAACTCTTTCGCGACTTCCACGAGTTCTACCCCGCCAAGTTCACCAACCAAACCAACGGCGTCACCCCGCGGCGCTGGTTGATGAAGTGCAATCCGGGGCTCTCCGCCCTGATCACGGACCGCATCGGTCCGGCCTGGAAGTCGCAGCTTTCCGCCTTGGAAGGGCTAGAGGCGCATGCCGACGATCCGGAGTTCCAGGCGGCTTGGCGAGCCGTGAAAGAGGAGAACAAGTTGCGCTTCGCGCGCTTCATGCGGCGTCAGCACGGTGTGGAGCTCGACCCCGCGCACCTAGTCGACTCCCAGGTGAAGCGCATCCACGAGTACAAACGTCAGTTGCTGAACGTGATTCACGTGGTGGCGCGCTACCTCAGCTTGCGCGAGGACCCATCCCAGGACGTCGTGCCGCGTACCTTCGTCTTCGCTGGCAAGGCTGCGCCGGGCTACGCGGTGGCCAAGGAGTTGGTGCGCTTGATCAACGCGGTGGCCGCCAAGGTGAACGCGGACGCCCGGGTGCGCGGCAAGCTCGCTGTGTTGTTCGTGCCCAACTATGGAGTCACCCAAGCCGAGCTGATCATCCCCGCCAGTGACGTGTCAGAGCAGATCTCCACCGCTGGAATGGAAGCTTCCGGAACTGGCAACATGAAGTTCGCGCTGAACGGCGCGCTCACCATCGGCACCCTGGATGGCGCGAACATCGAGATGCGGCAGTGTGTCGGTCAAGAGAACATCTTCATCTTTGGCTTGACCACAGAGGAGATTCTGGCCGCTTCGCGCGACGGCTACGACCCGCGCCCCATCATCCAGGCGGACGCGGAGTTGCGCACTGCCCTCGACGCCATCGAAAGCGGAATGTTCAACCCCGACGAGCCGGCGCGCTTCAAGTCCCTGGTGGACGCGCTGGTGGCAGGCGGGGACCGCTACTTCGTGGTCGCCGACTATCGCAGCTACGCGCTGACGCAGCGCACCTTGGAGCAAGTGTATCGCCAGCCCGCAGAGTGGACACGCCGGTCCATTCTCAACGTCGCTCGCATGGGCTGGTTCTCGAGTGATCGAACCATCGCGGGCTACGCGCGAGAAATCTGGGACGCGGGGGTTGCTGCCCCATGA
- a CDS encoding PH domain-containing protein has protein sequence MTEPGPEQVLFEGHPAVLPSLGALILSVVTLGLALIPLFIRSRSRFVRITTQRIVVEQGLFSKRMEQVDLYRIVDYVVERPFGQRVLGTGNLVLEAMDSSTPGLRLDALPTDVMRLYEALRAATEQEKRIRGVRVVDYE, from the coding sequence ATGACGGAGCCGGGGCCGGAGCAAGTCCTGTTCGAAGGGCATCCCGCGGTACTGCCGAGTCTGGGCGCGCTGATCCTGTCCGTCGTGACCTTGGGACTCGCGCTGATTCCGCTCTTCATCCGCTCGCGTTCTCGTTTCGTTCGCATCACCACGCAGCGAATCGTCGTGGAGCAGGGGTTGTTCTCCAAGCGCATGGAACAGGTCGACCTCTATCGCATCGTCGACTACGTCGTGGAGCGACCCTTTGGGCAGCGCGTGCTCGGCACGGGCAATCTCGTGCTCGAGGCCATGGACTCCTCCACTCCGGGGCTGCGCTTGGATGCGCTGCCCACGGATGTCATGCGGCTGTACGAGGCGCTACGGGCTGCCACGGAGCAGGAGAAGCGCATTCGCGGCGTGCGGGTGGTCGACTACGAATGA